The Musa acuminata AAA Group cultivar baxijiao chromosome BXJ2-2, Cavendish_Baxijiao_AAA, whole genome shotgun sequence genome has a segment encoding these proteins:
- the LOC103975855 gene encoding ultraviolet-B receptor UVR8: protein MTGCNRAICMEELPAHLILEILSSGHLGAADLACFEATCRMFCGDHGLFPDRFQSMVEIAAFHLCKAHSIFSSFPPTARTKLLDRCGGNWKKVLKFLQSVEHSSSSVETSSGNMQVTAGRYHTLLVHGSSVYSCGSSSCGVLGHGQEITQCAVFSRISLPSQSFVTHISASHNHTAFVVQSGEVFTCGDNSSFCCGHGEVGHAIFRPTRIEALKGIPCKQVATGLSFTVILTTQGQVYTCGSNAHGQLGHGDTVDRPTPRKIELFEGLGHVVQIAAGASYTFAVTDDGVVHSFGSCTNFCLGHGNQHDELVPRAIESFKMRNIHIIRIAAGDEHAVAVDSSGYVYTWGRGYCGALGHGDETDKTSPELLTSLECHLAVQVCARKRKTFVLTNEGCVFAFGWTGFGSLGFSDRGISDKVLQPCMLDSLRPHRVSQISTGLYHTVAVTSRGLLFGFGDNERAQLGHDEMRSCLKPAEIMVHQAMDDTYIEVQDN from the exons ATGACGGGATGCAATCGTGCCATCTGTATGGAAGAGCTGCCCGCTCATCTAATTCTGGAGATACTGAGCTCTGGTCATCTAGGTGCAGCCGACCTTGCATGCTTCGAGGCAACTTGTCGGATGTTCTGTGGTGATCATGGGCTTTTTCCTGACAGGTTTCAATCCATGGTTGAAATCGCTGCATTCCATCTTTGCAAGGCACATTCTATATTCAGTTCTTTCCCTCCAACTGCACGAACTAAGCTGCTTGATCGTTGTGGTGGAAATTGGAAAAAGGTCCTGAAGTTCTTGCAATCTGTGGAGCATTCTTCCAGCAGTGTCGAGACATCATCAGGCAAT ATGCAGGTCACTGCTGGAAGATATCACACACTACTAGTTCATGGCTCATCAGTGTACTCTTGTGGATCCAGTTCATGCGGGGTACTTGGTCATGGTCAAGAGATAACACAATGTGCTGTATTCAGCCGCATTAGTCTTCCATCTCAATCTTTTGTCACCCATATCTCAGCCTCTCACAACCATACAGCATTTGTCGTGCAATCTGGAGAG GTGTTCACTTGTGGTGATAATTCATCATTCTGTTGTGGTCATGGAGAAGTAGGTCATGCCATATTCAGGCCTACACGAATCGAAGCACTGAAGGGGATTCCTTGCAAGCAG GTTGCCACTGGGTTAAGCTTTACTGTGATTCTTACAACGCAAGGCCAAGTTTACACATGCGGGAGCAATGCACACGGCCAACTTGGTCATGGCGACACTGTAGACAGACCAACTCCAAGGAAGATTGAACTGTTTGAGGGACTGGGACATGTGGTGCAGATTGCTGCAGGTGCGAGTTATACCTTTGCTGTGACAGATGATGGGGTAGTTCATTCTTTTGGTTCTTGTACCAATTTTTGCCTCGGGCATGGGAATCAACATGATGAACTTGTTCCACGTGCCATCGAATCATTTAAGATGAGGAATATTCATATAATACGTATCGCTGCCGGAGATGAGCATGCAGTGGCAGTTGATTCAAGTGGATAT GTATATACATGGGGTAGAGGCTATTGTGGAGCCTTAGGCCATGGGGATGAAACCGATAAGACCAGTCCGGAATTATTGACCAGCCTGGAGTGTCACCTTGCCGTGCAG GTGTGTGCAAGGAAAAGAAAAACCTTCGTGCTTACTAATGAAGGCTGCGTTTTCGCCTTTGGATGGACGGGTTTTGGAAGTTTGGGGTTTTCTGACAGAGGAATCTCTGACAAAGTTCTCCAGCCATGTATGTTGGACAGCTTGAGACCCCACCGCGTCTCCCAAATCAGCACTGGACTGTACCACACTGTTGCAGTCACCAGCAGAGGTCTCCTATTCGGGTTTGGGGACAACGAGCGGGCACAGCTTGGGCATGATGAGATGCGAAGTTGCCTGAAGCCAGCCGAAATAATGGTTCATCAGGCAATGGACGATACGTACATTGAAGTGCAAGATAATTGA
- the LOC135605671 gene encoding uncharacterized protein LOC135605671 → MGLCLSKKKAVSPPRSAPTSCSAPNDKKVEKPSQRVVEATAEKKQVFVVAHNAKKSAAEDDKEKNRGETPTKKAGKEVETNGAGGVVVVPAVEEFRPVAAVRTSSCTKEEVDAILIQCGRLSRSSSGKASDETGIGHRKYSGSKRSYDFDNEKKGDEEEGEWGEKPASRPSPRRRTPSRERSGSRERGSGGGGRRVSRSPGRRSEVPASSGTPNERSKPPAKMVAVPAREKGRGVSPAASNKRGGEAGALRSASPRSRSPANTTPISNENAAYHVPPPNQPQSLSRSSSRKAEQSPFRRNPMAEIDENALRANQHASIDNKIQKTKEGEERIRKPSQSHTQKTSENSVRASKSSSQRNGAAAEFTSATRSNDVQVMSCRAKEQETEAAVAGEAIAKASSKVTESPNLGVESHILKTISGTRSSRDLDHPSELNQETFLNPNSYASSLLEDIHNYQQQLPKASFSLPACVSKACSILEAVADLNSASSENNGSLNGRHQRRGSASKVPFVESEIVVKDDLLEPSLHKYVTVRDMRRSDVEPQESAGSNSFMGQPWSSGWEPNSVDSTDRYQNSRSIDGEEVEEEEANQSPVSHGSRYHQQPVPEVVREPETRGRRSRGVSGNSSNHRSPAKSSKNSKRELHHRVQLHRTGSGDSGGGKPGSNRAYSAAGSSS, encoded by the exons ATGGGACTTTGCCTTAGCAAGAAGAAGGCGGTCTCGCCGCCAAGGAGTGCTCCCACTTCCTGTAGCGCCCCGAACGACAAGAAAGTAGAGAAGCCATCTCAGAGAGTGGTGGAAGCAACCGCTGAGAAGAAGCAGGTGTTTGTCGTCGCCCACAACGCCAAGAAGAGCGCGGCCGAAGACGACAAGGAGAAGAACCGTGGCGAGACCCCGACGAAGAAGGCCGGCAAAGAGGTCGAGACTAATGGCGCTGGTGGGGTCGTGGTGGTGCCTGCGGTGGAAGAATTCAGGCCGGTTGCTGCCGTCAGGACCTCAAGCTGCACCAAGGAGGAAGTGGACGCCATACTGATCCAGTGCGGCCGCCTCAGCCGCAGCTCGTCGGGGAAGGCCTCCGACGAGACGGGGATTGGACACAGAAAGTACTCGGGTTCGAAGCGCAGCTATGATTTTGACAATGAGAAGAAGGGGGATGAGGAGGAAGGGGAGTGGGGGGAGAAGCCCGCGTCGAGGCCTTCCCCTCGCCGGAGAACGCCCAGCCGGGAGCGGTCGGGGAGCAGGGAGCGAGGAAGCGGTGGCGGAGGACGGAGGGTGAGCCGATCTCCCGGGAGGCGCTCCGAAGTGCCGGCTTCGTCGGGCACCCCCAACGAGAGGTCGAAGCCGCCAGCAAAGATGGTGGCTGTTCCGGCACGTGAGAAGGGGAGGGGAGTCTCCCCTGCTGCCTCTAACAAGAGAGGTGGCGAGGCCGGAGCCTTGAGGAGCGCGTCACCTCGGTCGCGGTCGCCGGCGAATACTACTCCGATATCTAATGAGAATGCTGCCTATCATGTTCCGCCTCCGAACCAGCCGCAATCCCTCAGCCGGAGCTCGTCGAGGAAGGCCGAGCAATCGCCGTTTCGCAGGAATCCGATGGCAGAAATTGACGAGAACGCCCTCAGAGCAAACCAACATGCGAGCATTGATAACAAGATTCAGAAGACCAAAGAAGGCGAGGAAAGAATTCGGAAGCCGAGCCAATCGCACACGCAG AAAACAAGCGAAAACAGTGTTCGAGCAAGCAAATCTTCTTCGCAAAGAAATGGAGCAGCAGCAGAGTTCACAAGCGCAACAAGAAGCAACGATGTGCAGGTGATGAGCTGTAGAGCGAAAGAGCAAGAGACGGAAGCTGCAGTCGCGGGAGAAGCCATAGCAAAAGCGTCATCCAAGGTTACAGAGTCGCCGAATCTAGGGGTGGAAAGCCACATCCTGAAGACCATTTCAGGAACTAGATCCTCCAGAGATCTCGACCACCCTTCTGAGCTGAACCAGGAAACCTTTCTCAATCCCAATTCCTATGCTTCTTCTCTTCTTGAAGACATCCATAATTACCAGCAGCAGCTTCCGAAAGCATCCTTCTCCCTCCCTGCTTGTGTGTCCAAGGCCTGCTCGATCCTCGAAGCAGTGGCTGATCTCAACTCCGCTTCGTCGGAGAACAATGGCTCGCTCAATGGACGGCACCAAAGGAGAGGTTCGGCATCGAAAGTGCCATTTGTGGAATCGGAGATTGTGGTGAAGGATGATCTCCTGGAGCCAAGCCTCCATAAGTATGTTACAGTGAGGGACATGAGGAGGAGCGATGTAGAGCCTCAGGAATCCGCGGGGAGCAACAGCTTCATGGGACAGCCATGGTCTTCGGGGTGGGAGCCCAATTCGGTCGATTCCACGGACCGCTACCAGAATTCAAGATCGATTGATGgtgaggaggtggaggaagaagaagccaacCAGAGCCCGGTGAGCCATGGGAGTCGGTACCACCAGCAGCCAGTTCCCGAGGTTGTACGAGAGCCGGAAACCCGAGGAAGAAGATCGAGGGGTGTCTCCGGTAACAGCAGCAACCATCGGTCTCCTGCGAAGTCGAGCAAGAACAGTAAGAGAGAACTTCATCATCGTGTCCAGCTTCACCGAACTGGTAGTGGTGACAGTGGTGGTGGTAAGCCTGGCAGTAACCGAGCCTACTCTGCTGCTGGTTCGAGCTCGTAG